Part of the Geovibrio ferrireducens genome, TTTCAGAACCCCCTCAGGCAAGGCCGAGTTTTACAGCAACCTTGCCGAGCATTTTTCATATCCTCCCATGCCCTCATACGAGGAAAACCCCGTTCCGGCGGAAGGCGAGTTCAGGCTGCTTTTCGGCAGAATAAGCTTCCACACCCACGCACGCACGCAGAACAACGCATGGCTCCTTGCCCTGCACAAGTCCGAAGTGCCCCTGTGGATTCACACCGAAAGGGCTAAGGCGCTTGGAATAAAAGACGGAATGCAGGTACGCCTTGTTAAGGAAGGATTCAAAAGCAACCCCTGTACAGCGAGGGTTGTGGACTACATCCATCCTCAGGCGGTATTCCTCCCCTACGGCTTCGGTCATGAATCAAAAGGGCTCACAAGGATAGTCGGCAAGGGAGCCAGAACATCGGACTTCACCTCCGACCTCACAGACCCCATAAGCGGCGCCGCAGGCTTTCACAACGGCTTCGTGAAAATTGAGATCGCTTAGGGAGGAATCTGAGATGAGCACAGCAGATAAAACAAAAAAATTCGCAATGGCATACATAGTGGACAGATGCGTGGACTGCAAAGCATGCATGGTGGCATGCAAGGCGGAATGGCAGGTTCCGGAAAACGATTTCCGCACGCATATAGACACAGGCATAGCCCCGGCAGTGACAGAAAGGCTCAGCATGCACTTTCTTCCCCATCAGTGCAACCACTGCGACCATGCCCCCTGTGTGACGGTCTGCCCCACAAAGGCAAGCCACAAAAGAGAGGACGGAGTTGTGGATATTGACAACCGCAAGTGCGTCGGCTGCCGCTACTGCATCCCCTCCTGCCCCTACAACGCAAGGTTCTTCAATAACGAACTTGGCGTTGCGGACAAGTGCACCTTCTGTCTGCCGAGAATATACGACGGCCTCATGCCCGCATGCGTAACAACATGCCCCGGCAGGGCAAGGGTTTTCGGCGATGTGAACGATCCCGAAAGCGAGATCTCAAAGGCGCTTAAAAACGCCGCAGACAACAGGTACAGAGTCTGGACCCTCCGCAAGGATCTGGGCACTGAGCCTAACATTTATTACATCCAGAAGTAGGAGGACAAAATGGAATTTCAGACAGGCTTCCATTGGTACATAGCGGTTTATCTGTTCCTCGCGGGTGTGGGTGCGGGCTCCATAGTTGTCGCCTCCCTCGCGGATATGTACGACAGACAGAAATATATATCATTCATAAAAGCGGCAAGCGTGATAGGCATGCCCCTTGTTTCCATAGGTATATTCTTCCTTTACATCGACCTCGGTCAGGGAATGTACAAGCCGTGGCTCCTTGCGCTGCTGTTTGTAAACCCAACATCTGCGATCATGTGGGGTACGCTTATACTTACTATCTTCACAATACTTTCGCTGATCTACGGTGCTTATAACCTCGGCATACTCGACTGGTTCATCAAAAAAGCGGGATTCCTGAAAATATTCAGATCCCTCGCCGCAAGCGGCTTCATGAACTGGGCGCTGATCATCACAGGCATACTCACCGCGGGCTACACGGCGGTTCTCCTCGGCGTGCTTAAGGCAATCCCCTTCTGGCACCAGACAGCCCTGCCCATACTCTTCATCATATCCGCCTCATCCACGGGAATTTCAGGTGCGATGGTGGTGAAGGAGCTCTTCTTCAAGGAGGAGGCTCATCTGGCGAAAATAGAAACCACTCACTTCTACCTGATAATGCTTGAAATCCTGCTGCTCATAGGCATGATGCTCATAGCTCTTCAGGGTGTGCCTGAAATGAGGTTTTCAGCCCTTGCGCTCCTCACCGGAGAATTCGCGGTTGAGTTCTGGGTGTTCCTTGTGCTTCTTGGGCTTGTGGTTCCGGCTTTTGTCTTTGCCTTTGTTGAGGCGGGCAAACTCCACATCAGCGGCGGCAAGCTTGTTTTCTTTGAGCTGCTTGTACTCGCCGGCGGTTACTTTCTGCGTCATCTCATACTCCACGCAGGTGTTTACACACAGAAATTTACCGACTATATTATGATTCATTACTGAAACCTTAAAAGCCGCGGGCGGTTAACCCCCGCCTGCGGCATCGTTTTATTCGGGATAACTTGAATGACAGAGCAAAAAAGCATCTCCAGAAGAGGATTTCTGGGCAGGCTTGCGGCACTGGCCGCTTCCGCCTTTTCCCTCTGGTTTATTTACAGATTCCTCACCCCTGCGAGTTCAGGCGGCGAAATACTGGTTCAGGCTCAGGAAGCCGACATACCCGAAGGGGGAGCGGTTATCTTTCCCGATAAAAATATAGCCGTGATGCGGATGGACGGCGCTGTGAGCGCAATGTCACTGGTATGCACCCATCTGGGCTGCACAATAGCCCTCGACGGCGACAGGTTCGCCTGCCCATGCCACGGAAGCATATTCGCCCTTGACGGAACAGTGATAAAAGGCCCGGCTGAACGCAGACTTGACACATACAGAACAGAAACCGCAGACGGCATGATAACCGTATTCAGACAGGTGAACGCGTGATAAAGCGCTATCTTGTTCATCTATATCCCAAAACATTCAGCAAAGCGGCAGTAAACGGAACTCTCTTTATGGGCGGGCTGATAACCGCTCTCTTTCTCAGCCTGTGCGTAACGGGAATTCTTCTTCTCTTCTATTACTCACCGGAAAGCTCCGCCGCATATTTATCAATCATCCACCTTGAGGAGAAGGTCTTCGGCGGGCGCTTCATCCGCGCAATGCATCTGTGGAGCTCACACATACTGCTCATTGCCCTTGCCCTGCACATGGTGCGCACCATATTCACCGGAACTTACGCTGTCAGGCCTTCCAACTGGAAGCTGGGCTATATCCTCTTCGGTCTTCTGGTTTTTGAGGCCTACACAGGGGTTCTTCTCCCTATGGATCAGCTTTCATACTGGGCCACCAAAACAGGGATGGAGCTTGTAAACGTCCTCCCCTTCGGTGATTTCATCCGCAGACTGCTCACGCCGGACGATGTAGGCGGCAGGCTCTCACTTATAAGGTTTTTCGCCATGCACATAGCCCTCATCCCGCTTCTGTGCGTGTTTCTCATATCCGCCCATCTTTACAATGTCCGCAGGGACGGCGGCCTGCACCCGAAGGATGACAGAACAAAAACAAAGAGCGAGCCCTATCTCTTTAACCTCACATGGGTTATTGCGGCTGCGGCAGTGGCGCTCCCCGCTGTGCTGGCAGTTGTTTCCGGCGCTCCCCTTGAGGAACCGGCAGATCCAGCGCTCCCCCCGAACCCTGCAAAAAGCGCATGGTTCCTGCTGTGGATTCAGGAGATAGTAAGCTGGAAGGCATGGCTGTTCAACCCTTTTGCGGTGCTGTTTATCCTGTATTTCTTTCTGCCTGATTTCCGCAGGAAATATCAGCCGGAAACAGCCGTCTGGTTTGCGAAAAAAGATGCTCCCGTCTGGGGGATCACGCTGTTTCTGTGTTCGGCTGTTCTTGTGCTCACGGCAGTTGCAATGTTTTTCAGAGGTGAGAATTGGTCGCTCGTGCCCTTTTACTTCTGATTTTTCTCAGCCTTCCTGCTTTTCCCGCCTTTGCGTCCATGTGCGTGAAATGCCACAAGCCCCATTATGAGAAAACAGGCTCATGCACTGTCTGCCACAGGGGAAACAGTGAAACAAGCCGGAAAAACATAGCCCACAGCGGGCTGATAACAAAGAAATACGCTGACTTCATCATAAACCGTCAGGCTGTCTCCGGCGGCGGAAAAACCATAGAAAACGCCCATTGCAGAAGGTGTCACGTCACAGGGGGCAAGGGTAATGACATAGCCCCTGACCTTGATACCGAAAGCAGACGCAAAACCGCAGAAACACTGAAAGACAAGCTGATGAAACCAACGGACTACATGCCTGATTTCCGTATGAATGACAAGACTGCCGAAGATTCCGTCAGGTATATCCTTAATGCGGGGGGAAGCGCAAAAAAGGTTTCGGGAACAGCCCCTTATGTTGTCTTCATAACTCAGGGCAAAAAGAGCGCTTTTGATGGAAAATGCGGCGGATGCCACAGGCTGCTTACCCGCAAAAAAGGCGGAACAGGGCATGGGAACACCGCACCGAACCTTTCCGGACTGTTCAGCGAATATTACCCCGCTGATACCGTAAAGATGGAAGGCGGAAGATGGAACAGGGAAATACTGATTAAATGGATTAAAAATCCCAGAAAAATAAAGCCGGATTCACTCATGCCGCCGATCCTCCTCACTCCTGAGGAGGAAAAAAGAATAACAGCCGAATTTGAAAGCTGATTAAACCTTTCAGGACAGACGTTTTCTTAAGAAAATCCAGTTTATCATCACAAACACCGCAACAGAGGCAAACAGCAGGTTAAACACCGCAAGCCTGTGGGCATGTGTGCCTGAAACTATGAACATGCACAATGCGCCGAACATAAGCTGTGTGAAAACCATGAATGACGAGGCGGAACCTATATCCGTGTTCACCTGCTCGACTATGAGATTGTTGCTCAGGGGTC contains:
- a CDS encoding QcrA and Rieske domain-containing protein; this translates as MTEQKSISRRGFLGRLAALAASAFSLWFIYRFLTPASSGGEILVQAQEADIPEGGAVIFPDKNIAVMRMDGAVSAMSLVCTHLGCTIALDGDRFACPCHGSIFALDGTVIKGPAERRLDTYRTETADGMITVFRQVNA
- a CDS encoding cytochrome b N-terminal domain-containing protein; this translates as MIKRYLVHLYPKTFSKAAVNGTLFMGGLITALFLSLCVTGILLLFYYSPESSAAYLSIIHLEEKVFGGRFIRAMHLWSSHILLIALALHMVRTIFTGTYAVRPSNWKLGYILFGLLVFEAYTGVLLPMDQLSYWATKTGMELVNVLPFGDFIRRLLTPDDVGGRLSLIRFFAMHIALIPLLCVFLISAHLYNVRRDGGLHPKDDRTKTKSEPYLFNLTWVIAAAAVALPAVLAVVSGAPLEEPADPALPPNPAKSAWFLLWIQEIVSWKAWLFNPFAVLFILYFFLPDFRRKYQPETAVWFAKKDAPVWGITLFLCSAVLVLTAVAMFFRGENWSLVPFYF
- the extS gene encoding selenite/tellurite reduction operon c-type cytochrome lipoprotein ExtS — its product is MVARALLLLIFLSLPAFPAFASMCVKCHKPHYEKTGSCTVCHRGNSETSRKNIAHSGLITKKYADFIINRQAVSGGGKTIENAHCRRCHVTGGKGNDIAPDLDTESRRKTAETLKDKLMKPTDYMPDFRMNDKTAEDSVRYILNAGGSAKKVSGTAPYVVFITQGKKSAFDGKCGGCHRLLTRKKGGTGHGNTAPNLSGLFSEYYPADTVKMEGGRWNREILIKWIKNPRKIKPDSLMPPILLTPEEEKRITAEFES
- a CDS encoding 4Fe-4S dicluster domain-containing protein, producing the protein MSTADKTKKFAMAYIVDRCVDCKACMVACKAEWQVPENDFRTHIDTGIAPAVTERLSMHFLPHQCNHCDHAPCVTVCPTKASHKREDGVVDIDNRKCVGCRYCIPSCPYNARFFNNELGVADKCTFCLPRIYDGLMPACVTTCPGRARVFGDVNDPESEISKALKNAADNRYRVWTLRKDLGTEPNIYYIQK
- the nrfD gene encoding NrfD/PsrC family molybdoenzyme membrane anchor subunit, translating into MEFQTGFHWYIAVYLFLAGVGAGSIVVASLADMYDRQKYISFIKAASVIGMPLVSIGIFFLYIDLGQGMYKPWLLALLFVNPTSAIMWGTLILTIFTILSLIYGAYNLGILDWFIKKAGFLKIFRSLAASGFMNWALIITGILTAGYTAVLLGVLKAIPFWHQTALPILFIISASSTGISGAMVVKELFFKEEAHLAKIETTHFYLIMLEILLLIGMMLIALQGVPEMRFSALALLTGEFAVEFWVFLVLLGLVVPAFVFAFVEAGKLHISGGKLVFFELLVLAGGYFLRHLILHAGVYTQKFTDYIMIHY